The following are from one region of the Rosistilla carotiformis genome:
- a CDS encoding serine/threonine-protein kinase — MSRTENSTAGLDDLSAADQTLLVELLDQYLIASEEGRQPDIETIVAQHPHLARPLRDYLSGLNLIQQVHNSHVQPSFSESDRASRLVDYELGEEIGRGAMGIVYAAIDKRNQHPVALKILAFGSSLNDGLIERFAREARAAQSLSHPNIVPVYDIGCDEAVHYYSMQRIDGDSLDQHIAAARARRRDAADTASGSLLSGNDRFRQIALRSAEIADALHQAHQNGIVHRDIKPSNVLRDRDGKLWLTDFGLVRIHQEQSLTKTGDLIGTYRYMSPEQARGRVDLIGPHTDVYGLGATLYEMLALRPLFRGDDSARLLRRIDQNAPKPPSHWDPRIPRDLETIVLKAIRADHTQRYATAAEFADDLTRFAQGQRIHARRESLWIRTSRILRQHARTLAMIAAGLTLLIAIGLAATTFRFRSTDRVAGSASIDPTLRLQVARLQLAELVQADGTDAATDTKYRQLIDLLNVDAGRIDEARLRCRAENQWAAACLARADLATAELRLQQAVTSAERLPEMDNNRLAKGLTHVNMARLRVAKNELSAARNELAQAQSALARPPVASADASSQLIVALNDLCMEFHDHGATDAAISAAADLNRMCDWDDTRTDRSLAQLRQASIARNNLGALLFETHDFSASANAYDDSIALFERMLETFPWNMELRREYAIALNNLGRAQAANEAPDAAEVTFQQAIAIIDPLSQSDDKDAELAYQAGGIWNNLSVLKRGRGDLTGADAALSEALKRARHAVALQPQALHYRRALNKIEQNLKSAPIVDPNL, encoded by the coding sequence ATGAGTCGCACCGAGAACTCAACAGCCGGGTTGGACGATCTGTCGGCCGCCGATCAAACGCTGTTGGTCGAACTGCTCGATCAATATTTGATCGCGAGCGAAGAGGGACGACAGCCCGATATCGAAACGATTGTTGCACAGCATCCGCACTTGGCGCGGCCGCTGCGCGACTACCTATCGGGCTTAAATCTGATCCAACAGGTCCACAACAGCCACGTCCAGCCTTCATTTTCCGAATCGGATCGCGCAAGCCGTTTGGTCGATTACGAACTAGGAGAGGAGATCGGACGCGGCGCGATGGGCATTGTCTATGCCGCGATCGACAAACGGAATCAACACCCGGTCGCCCTGAAAATCCTGGCCTTTGGTTCGTCGCTGAATGATGGATTGATCGAACGCTTTGCCCGCGAAGCCCGCGCCGCGCAATCGCTTTCCCATCCGAACATCGTTCCGGTTTATGACATCGGTTGCGACGAAGCGGTTCACTATTATTCGATGCAGCGGATCGATGGTGATTCATTGGACCAACACATCGCCGCTGCGCGCGCGCGCCGTCGCGATGCTGCCGATACCGCCAGTGGATCGCTACTGTCGGGCAACGATCGTTTCCGCCAAATCGCGTTGCGGTCCGCTGAAATTGCCGACGCGCTGCATCAAGCCCATCAAAACGGCATCGTTCACCGCGACATCAAACCTTCCAACGTGCTTCGTGATCGCGACGGCAAGCTCTGGCTGACCGATTTTGGGTTGGTCCGCATCCATCAAGAACAAAGCCTTACCAAGACGGGCGATCTGATCGGAACGTACCGCTACATGAGTCCCGAACAAGCGCGCGGACGAGTCGATCTGATCGGGCCCCACACCGATGTCTACGGCTTGGGGGCAACCCTTTATGAGATGTTAGCGCTGCGTCCGTTATTTCGGGGCGACGACAGTGCACGCCTACTAAGACGGATCGATCAAAACGCCCCCAAGCCCCCGAGTCATTGGGACCCACGTATTCCACGCGATCTCGAAACGATCGTCCTTAAAGCGATCCGTGCCGATCATACCCAACGGTATGCAACCGCAGCCGAATTCGCCGACGATCTGACGCGGTTCGCTCAAGGGCAACGAATCCACGCGCGCCGCGAAAGTTTGTGGATCCGCACGTCGCGGATTCTACGGCAACATGCACGCACGTTGGCGATGATCGCCGCCGGGCTGACGCTGTTGATTGCGATTGGGCTGGCGGCAACGACTTTTCGTTTTCGATCGACCGATCGCGTCGCGGGGTCTGCAAGCATCGATCCCACGCTGCGTCTGCAAGTGGCTCGTTTGCAACTGGCAGAGTTGGTGCAGGCCGACGGAACCGACGCCGCCACGGATACGAAATACCGCCAGTTGATCGATTTGCTGAACGTCGACGCGGGACGAATCGACGAAGCGCGATTGCGGTGTCGGGCGGAAAACCAGTGGGCCGCAGCTTGCCTAGCCCGTGCCGATTTGGCAACCGCCGAATTGCGGCTGCAACAAGCGGTCACGTCGGCCGAACGTCTGCCCGAAATGGATAACAACCGATTGGCAAAGGGGCTGACGCACGTGAACATGGCCCGGTTACGGGTCGCAAAAAACGAGCTGTCTGCGGCGCGAAACGAGCTGGCCCAGGCGCAATCGGCCCTCGCCCGGCCACCGGTGGCGAGTGCGGATGCTAGCAGCCAATTGATCGTTGCTCTCAATGACCTGTGCATGGAGTTCCATGACCACGGTGCCACCGACGCAGCAATCTCGGCAGCTGCCGATCTGAACCGAATGTGTGATTGGGACGATACGCGGACCGATCGTTCGTTGGCACAACTGCGTCAGGCATCGATCGCTCGAAATAATTTAGGGGCGTTGCTATTCGAAACGCACGACTTTTCTGCCAGCGCAAACGCCTACGACGATTCGATCGCTTTGTTCGAACGAATGCTCGAAACTTTCCCGTGGAACATGGAATTGCGTCGCGAATACGCCATCGCGCTCAACAATTTGGGCCGAGCTCAAGCGGCCAACGAAGCGCCGGACGCGGCGGAGGTGACGTTTCAACAGGCGATCGCGATTATCGATCCACTATCTCAATCCGACGACAAGGATGCGGAATTAGCGTATCAAGCCGGTGGCATTTGGAACAATTTGAGCGTATTGAAGCGTGGCCGCGGTGATCTGACGGGCGCTGATGCGGCGTTGTCGGAGGCCTTGAAACGCGCTCGACATGCGGTGGCTTTGCAACCTCAGGCGTTGCATTATCGCAGGGCATTGAACAAAATTGAACAGAACTTGAAGTCGGCACCGATCGTGGACCCCAACTTATGA
- a CDS encoding sigma-70 family RNA polymerase sigma factor: MQFEEAFSKARDGETEALGGLLETYRSYLRVLAASQISHRLGQRVSASDIVQDTMLAAHRDFGDFRGQSSEQFSAWLRVILSRNLFRAIERHMKADKRDVRREVSLDQVAGSVDSSAAGLASLLASDQSTASRIVSRGEESRRLVDLLDELPEHYQQVIMLRNFQGLRFDQVALEMGRTATATRLLWLRALKKLRELYEAEASAG, translated from the coding sequence TTGCAATTTGAAGAAGCCTTCTCGAAAGCCCGCGACGGCGAAACAGAAGCTTTGGGCGGTCTGCTGGAGACCTACCGCAGCTACCTGCGCGTCTTGGCTGCTTCGCAGATCAGCCATCGACTGGGCCAACGCGTCAGCGCATCGGATATCGTGCAAGACACAATGCTTGCTGCCCATCGGGATTTTGGTGATTTTCGCGGCCAATCGTCGGAGCAGTTTTCGGCGTGGTTGCGAGTGATTCTGTCGCGGAACCTATTTCGCGCAATCGAACGCCACATGAAAGCGGACAAACGGGACGTCCGCCGCGAGGTATCGTTGGACCAAGTGGCTGGTTCGGTCGATTCGAGCGCCGCCGGACTCGCCAGTCTACTAGCTTCAGATCAATCGACGGCCAGCCGAATCGTCAGCCGTGGCGAGGAATCGCGTCGATTGGTCGACCTGTTGGATGAATTGCCCGAACATTACCAGCAAGTCATCATGTTGCGAAACTTTCAAGGGTTACGGTTCGATCAGGTCGCACTGGAAATGGGACGCACCGCCACCGCGACGCGATTGTTGTGGTTGCGGGCGTTGAAGAAACTGCGTGAGCTATACGAAGCGGAGGCGTCCGCCGGATGA
- the glnE gene encoding bifunctional [glutamate--ammonia ligase]-adenylyl-L-tyrosine phosphorylase/[glutamate--ammonia-ligase] adenylyltransferase — protein sequence MSLTNENDQLTDPEAAAQWLKSLGVEDSERGLESLTSIRRGGLNDEMFGFLCSQLASHLPDASDRDSALANLDRFIAASRSPQSLVALFERDRSSFPTLLRIFSTSQYLADQLVRAPDSFDLVRITDGQPVAYQVLIDDLLSDLSTARDEEGVMRVLRVYKQRETLRIAYGDFIREAPLERVTQQISFLADAITQGAVIAAQRLLEDARGFPVRLDGRRARLVVLALGKLGGSELNYSSDIDLMFLCDEAEKTNGTRSIPAAEYFERLTRMVIRLLDEPTELGSAYRVDLRIRPHGENGPPVSDIASAIRYYDSSGRTWDRQALIKARPIAGDLDLGHEFLSALKPWIYRRFLSRVDIAGIRHIKRRIEKRAKRAGDEARNVKTGHGGIRDIEFSIQFLQLLNGADLEPVRTGNTLNAIDALQQVGCLTPQEATVLSENYKFLRSVEHHLQIMFDLETHTIPSDPRELTRFCWRMGYRDADGPQSVAAFGAKLAEMQLVNRRILDHLLHDAFGDEEQVPIETELVLDPDPSDQQIAEALQPFEFADPKQAYQLLMELANEKIPFLSTRRCRHFLAAIAPRLLASVAKTPDPSLALENMVRVSDSLGGKSALWELASFAPATLEMVVRLSAVGPYLIGILTSNPGMIDELMDSLILNRLPSYEELDSLATEMCRGAEDVPRILFSFRNSVHLRVGVRDVLGKDDIQSTHQTLADCAEICIHRIVQEQYEVLARRFGDPQTRDGRPCDLVILAVGKLGGREPNYHSDLDLMFLYESEGHTRPRRGGRSEGTTNNHFFNQLCQRATQLANAVSPQGRLYHVDTKLRPSGGSSILAVPFAQLVHYFAGGSGTLWERLSLCKARPIYGSPEARNLAMQSIREVVNQASGIPDLRDQVWELRQASQCDASAKNLKRSAGGTMDVELIVQMLQLQHAAQHPEVLVPGTLGAIESLRRASILDGETANQLEDGYAFLRRVESALRLLNTPQRHDLPTDEDMLGKLVYLLGFGDSESLIAQCESHQRMHREIFQRVCNR from the coding sequence ATGTCTTTGACCAATGAGAACGATCAACTGACCGATCCCGAAGCGGCAGCTCAATGGCTGAAATCGTTGGGAGTCGAGGATTCGGAACGGGGCTTGGAATCGCTCACTTCGATCCGCCGTGGCGGCCTGAACGACGAGATGTTTGGATTTCTGTGCAGCCAGCTGGCCAGTCATCTACCCGACGCTAGCGACCGCGACAGCGCGTTGGCGAACTTGGATCGTTTCATCGCCGCCTCGCGAAGCCCTCAGTCCCTGGTCGCGCTGTTCGAACGCGATCGCAGTTCGTTTCCAACGTTGCTGCGGATTTTTTCCACCAGTCAGTATCTCGCCGATCAATTGGTCCGTGCTCCGGATTCTTTCGATCTGGTTCGGATCACCGATGGACAACCGGTCGCCTATCAGGTTCTGATCGACGATCTGTTGAGCGATCTTTCAACGGCGCGGGATGAAGAAGGAGTGATGCGGGTGTTGCGCGTCTATAAGCAGCGTGAAACCCTACGGATCGCGTACGGCGATTTCATTCGCGAAGCTCCTTTGGAACGGGTCACCCAACAGATCTCTTTCCTTGCCGATGCGATCACCCAAGGGGCGGTCATCGCGGCCCAACGGTTGTTGGAAGATGCACGCGGTTTCCCCGTGCGACTCGATGGGAGACGGGCCCGTCTGGTCGTCCTGGCATTAGGGAAATTGGGCGGTTCGGAATTGAATTACAGCAGCGATATCGATCTGATGTTCCTGTGTGACGAAGCGGAAAAGACCAACGGCACGCGATCGATTCCGGCTGCGGAATACTTCGAGCGATTGACGCGGATGGTGATCCGATTGCTGGACGAACCGACGGAACTGGGGTCGGCGTATCGAGTCGATCTTCGAATTCGTCCCCACGGCGAAAATGGTCCGCCGGTTTCGGACATCGCGTCGGCGATTCGTTATTACGATTCCAGTGGTCGGACCTGGGATCGCCAAGCGTTGATTAAAGCCCGACCAATCGCAGGGGACTTGGATTTGGGGCACGAGTTTCTGTCGGCCTTGAAGCCATGGATCTATCGGCGTTTTCTCAGTCGCGTCGACATCGCCGGGATTCGTCACATCAAACGGCGAATCGAAAAGCGAGCGAAACGGGCGGGGGACGAAGCGCGGAATGTCAAAACGGGGCACGGGGGAATTCGCGATATCGAGTTTTCCATCCAATTCCTGCAGTTGCTCAACGGCGCCGATCTGGAACCGGTGCGGACGGGCAATACCCTCAACGCGATCGATGCGTTACAGCAGGTTGGCTGTCTGACGCCGCAAGAAGCAACGGTGTTGTCGGAGAACTACAAATTCCTCCGAAGCGTCGAACATCACCTGCAGATCATGTTCGATTTGGAAACGCATACCATCCCCAGCGACCCACGCGAACTGACACGGTTCTGTTGGCGTATGGGGTATCGCGATGCCGACGGACCGCAATCGGTCGCGGCGTTTGGTGCCAAATTAGCCGAGATGCAGTTGGTCAATCGCCGGATCCTCGACCATTTGTTGCACGATGCTTTCGGCGATGAAGAACAGGTGCCAATCGAGACCGAATTGGTTTTGGATCCCGATCCCAGCGATCAGCAGATCGCCGAAGCGTTGCAGCCGTTTGAATTCGCCGATCCGAAGCAGGCCTATCAGTTGTTGATGGAGCTGGCGAACGAAAAGATTCCGTTTCTTTCGACGCGGCGTTGCCGGCACTTCCTGGCTGCGATCGCGCCACGCTTGCTGGCGTCGGTCGCCAAAACCCCCGATCCGTCGCTCGCCTTGGAGAATATGGTCCGGGTGAGCGATTCGTTGGGTGGCAAGAGCGCGTTGTGGGAACTGGCCAGCTTTGCTCCAGCGACGCTAGAAATGGTCGTCCGCTTGTCGGCGGTTGGGCCTTATTTGATCGGGATTTTGACCAGTAATCCGGGCATGATCGACGAATTGATGGATTCTTTGATCTTGAACCGTTTGCCTTCGTACGAAGAACTCGATTCGTTGGCGACCGAGATGTGTCGTGGTGCCGAAGACGTGCCGCGGATTCTATTCAGCTTCCGCAATTCGGTCCATCTGCGCGTCGGCGTTCGCGACGTTTTAGGGAAGGATGACATCCAGTCGACGCACCAAACGTTGGCCGATTGCGCGGAGATCTGCATCCATCGAATTGTGCAAGAACAATACGAGGTCTTGGCCCGGCGATTCGGTGATCCGCAGACCCGCGACGGTCGACCGTGCGATTTGGTGATCCTTGCGGTCGGTAAATTGGGCGGACGCGAACCGAACTACCACAGCGATCTGGATTTGATGTTCCTTTATGAAAGCGAAGGACATACGCGGCCGCGCCGCGGTGGTCGCAGCGAAGGAACCACCAACAATCACTTCTTTAATCAACTGTGCCAACGCGCCACGCAACTTGCTAACGCCGTCTCGCCGCAAGGCCGGCTGTATCATGTTGATACGAAACTGCGACCCAGTGGCGGCAGCAGCATCTTGGCTGTTCCGTTCGCTCAATTGGTTCACTATTTCGCCGGCGGATCGGGAACGCTTTGGGAACGGTTGTCGCTGTGCAAGGCACGCCCGATCTACGGTTCCCCCGAAGCGCGGAATCTCGCGATGCAATCGATCCGCGAAGTCGTGAATCAGGCGAGCGGAATACCCGACCTGCGCGATCAAGTTTGGGAATTGCGGCAGGCCTCGCAGTGCGATGCTTCGGCAAAGAACCTGAAACGGTCTGCCGGTGGCACGATGGATGTCGAATTGATCGTGCAGATGTTGCAACTGCAGCACGCGGCGCAACATCCCGAGGTGCTGGTGCCGGGTACGCTGGGAGCTATCGAAAGCTTGCGGCGGGCTTCGATCCTGGATGGCGAAACGGCGAATCAATTGGAGGATGGTTACGCGTTCTTGCGGCGGGTGGAATCGGCGCTGCGACTGTTAAATACGCCTCAACGACATGATCTGCCAACCGACGAAGATATGTTAGGCAAGTTGGTCTACCTGTTGGGATTCGGGGATTCCGAGTCATTGATCGCACAATGTGAGAGCCATCAGCGCATGCATCGCGAGATCTTCCAACGCGTTTGCAATCGATAG
- a CDS encoding cytochrome ubiquinol oxidase subunit I has product MDVEILSRLQFAGTIMFHYLFPPLSIGLGLQLFLCELAFYRTRNPAWEAAARFWTRVFAVNFAMGVATGIVMEFEFGTNWAAYSRFVGDVFGSALAAEGIFAFFLESGFLAVLVFGWDRVGPKMHLFSTLMVFLGSAFSAVWIVVANSWQQTPAGYHIVWHDVQGEQVPRAEVTDFWAMVFNPSSVDRLTHTLIGALVLGAFFVASVCSFYLLRGRHDAVARRCLSIALPTALLFTLLAGATGHDSAQKLVETQPAKLAAMEAHFETSEEPTGLYLFGWPDAANKKVHFGVQIPRLLSLMVYNDPSRPVPGMDQIPEDARPPVWLPFQTFHLMVGMGTLMIMVAGMACWSWYRGTYGERRWLLWAVVLMPLAAMTANQAGWITAEVGRQPWVVYPSVQNGVEMMGMRTADGLSESVTAQQVLSSIILFGIIYSLLFAVWIFVLNQKIQHGPDSPEELTDYKRRHKEESMSDSIRHGGTAYGGSLMDKETG; this is encoded by the coding sequence ATGGACGTTGAAATTCTCAGCCGATTGCAGTTCGCCGGCACGATCATGTTCCATTATCTGTTTCCGCCGTTGTCGATCGGCTTGGGGCTACAGCTGTTTCTGTGCGAACTGGCGTTCTATCGCACTCGCAATCCCGCCTGGGAAGCCGCCGCCCGCTTCTGGACCCGCGTCTTTGCCGTCAACTTTGCGATGGGCGTCGCCACCGGGATCGTGATGGAATTCGAATTCGGCACGAACTGGGCCGCCTACTCACGCTTTGTGGGCGATGTCTTCGGATCGGCATTGGCCGCCGAAGGGATCTTTGCGTTTTTTCTGGAGAGCGGCTTTTTGGCTGTACTCGTTTTCGGATGGGACCGCGTCGGCCCGAAGATGCACCTGTTCAGCACCCTGATGGTCTTTCTTGGCTCGGCGTTTAGCGCCGTCTGGATCGTCGTCGCCAACAGCTGGCAACAGACACCCGCTGGATACCACATCGTTTGGCATGACGTTCAGGGGGAACAGGTGCCGCGGGCGGAAGTAACCGATTTCTGGGCGATGGTCTTCAATCCCTCCTCCGTCGATCGGTTGACGCATACGTTGATCGGCGCCTTGGTCTTAGGAGCGTTTTTTGTCGCCTCGGTCTGTTCGTTTTATCTGCTTCGCGGCCGACACGACGCCGTCGCTCGGCGCTGTCTTTCGATCGCACTGCCGACGGCGCTGCTGTTCACTCTTTTAGCCGGGGCGACCGGCCACGATTCCGCTCAAAAGCTGGTCGAGACGCAGCCCGCCAAACTGGCCGCGATGGAAGCTCATTTTGAAACAAGCGAGGAACCAACGGGGCTGTATCTTTTCGGCTGGCCCGACGCGGCGAACAAGAAGGTTCACTTTGGCGTTCAGATCCCGCGATTGTTGAGTCTGATGGTCTACAACGACCCATCGCGCCCGGTTCCCGGAATGGATCAAATTCCCGAAGACGCTCGCCCGCCGGTCTGGCTTCCCTTTCAGACGTTCCACCTCATGGTCGGCATGGGGACTCTGATGATCATGGTCGCAGGGATGGCCTGTTGGTCTTGGTATCGAGGGACGTACGGAGAGCGCCGATGGCTGTTGTGGGCCGTCGTTCTGATGCCACTGGCAGCGATGACGGCCAATCAGGCGGGCTGGATCACGGCTGAAGTCGGACGGCAGCCGTGGGTCGTCTACCCATCGGTACAAAACGGCGTCGAGATGATGGGGATGCGGACTGCCGACGGGCTGAGCGAATCGGTGACGGCACAACAGGTGCTCAGTTCGATCATCCTGTTTGGAATCATCTATTCGCTATTGTTCGCCGTTTGGATCTTTGTACTGAACCAGAAGATCCAGCACGGCCCCGACTCCCCCGAGGAGTTGACCGACTACAAACGTCGCCACAAAGAGGAATCGATGTCCGACTCGATTCGCCACGGCGGTACAGCGTATGGTGGATCGTTAATGGATAAGGAGACGGGATGA
- a CDS encoding methyltransferase family protein — MAKAKQGRDRASASEAADASASGVSALDRGLVFVQFLVPTLLIFSLRIDRDNAAALLVCVAGIVLHVAASRSLGRRNFRVLPQPKAGGVLAVSGPYRWVRHPMYTALLLFCVGLALAPPTLWKGAALLVLLCVLIVKAKREEVFLSRRYPDYASYAKTNWMLLPPML; from the coding sequence ATGGCGAAGGCGAAACAAGGGCGGGATCGTGCGAGCGCATCGGAAGCCGCCGACGCATCCGCAAGTGGTGTCTCAGCACTCGACCGGGGGCTCGTTTTCGTCCAGTTCCTGGTACCAACGCTTCTGATCTTTTCGTTGCGTATCGATCGGGACAACGCAGCGGCATTGCTGGTCTGTGTGGCAGGGATCGTCTTGCATGTCGCGGCATCGCGTTCGCTGGGCAGACGCAATTTTCGTGTTTTGCCTCAGCCGAAAGCTGGCGGAGTCTTAGCCGTATCAGGCCCGTACCGGTGGGTGCGACATCCGATGTACACGGCGCTGCTGCTGTTCTGTGTCGGCCTGGCGTTGGCTCCGCCGACTCTCTGGAAGGGCGCTGCACTGCTGGTGCTGTTGTGCGTGTTGATCGTCAAGGCGAAGCGAGAGGAAGTTTTTCTGAGCCGCAGATACCCTGATTACGCTTCGTACGCGAAAACCAACTGGATGTTGCTTCCACCGATGCTGTGA
- the cydB gene encoding cytochrome d ubiquinol oxidase subunit II, which translates to MSYELLTFTWFVLLGVLLCGYAILDGFDLGVGILHPFIAKDDRQRRLVMNSIGPLWDGNEVWLVTFGGALFAAFPVAYATVFSSFYTAFFLLLTCLIGRAVSLEFRSKVQSAAWRKTWDFGFFLSSLTAAALLGVAGGNVMAGMELGPRYVYQGSLLSQIYWYPLLIGALTVSLFAMHGAIYLYLKTEDELQARVQRAIHPLFLTFAGLYVVATFATWWHVPHATENIANFPVLWIVPILNALAVLNIPRAMHLNRPGYAFFSSAMVILAFAALFSVAIFPNLMLSTIDPAYSVTLDNARSSQATLGTMLIIAAIGIPCVLSYTVIIYWIFHGKVKLDPNSY; encoded by the coding sequence ATGAGTTACGAACTGTTGACGTTTACCTGGTTTGTGTTGTTGGGCGTGTTGCTATGCGGCTACGCGATCCTCGATGGTTTCGACTTGGGCGTAGGAATCCTGCACCCGTTCATCGCCAAGGACGATCGCCAACGACGGTTGGTGATGAATTCGATCGGTCCGCTATGGGACGGCAACGAAGTCTGGTTGGTGACCTTTGGGGGTGCGTTATTCGCCGCCTTTCCAGTCGCCTACGCGACGGTCTTCAGCAGCTTTTACACTGCGTTTTTCCTGCTGTTAACCTGTCTGATCGGCCGCGCTGTCAGTCTCGAGTTTCGCTCCAAAGTGCAATCGGCCGCATGGCGTAAAACGTGGGATTTTGGTTTCTTCCTCTCCTCGCTTACCGCAGCGGCACTGCTGGGCGTGGCGGGCGGAAACGTGATGGCGGGAATGGAACTGGGACCGCGGTACGTCTACCAAGGAAGCCTGTTAAGCCAGATCTATTGGTACCCGTTGCTGATCGGAGCGTTAACGGTTTCGTTGTTCGCCATGCACGGGGCCATCTATTTGTATTTGAAAACCGAAGACGAACTGCAAGCACGTGTGCAACGGGCAATCCACCCATTGTTCCTCACCTTCGCGGGACTCTATGTCGTCGCTACGTTTGCGACGTGGTGGCACGTGCCGCATGCGACCGAGAACATCGCCAACTTCCCCGTGCTTTGGATCGTCCCCATTTTGAACGCTTTAGCAGTCCTCAACATCCCGCGGGCGATGCATCTGAATCGGCCAGGATACGCGTTTTTCTCGTCGGCCATGGTGATCTTGGCTTTTGCGGCGTTGTTCAGCGTTGCCATCTTTCCGAACCTGATGCTTTCGACAATCGATCCGGCCTACAGCGTGACTCTGGATAATGCTCGGAGCAGCCAAGCCACCTTGGGAACCATGCTGATCATTGCGGCGATCGGAATCCCTTGTGTGCTCAGCTACACCGTGATCATCTACTGGATCTTCCATGGCAAAGTAAAATTGGACCCAAACAGTTACTGA